CTCTGGCACAGAGTTCCCGCAGGTAGCGAGTCGAAACGAAACGAACGAAGCCGTTCCCCTTCATCATATTCTGAAGCAGGGAAAGGGCTTCACGGCGACGGGAAAGCACCCGCTCCTCTTTTTCCAATCGACGGAGCTCTTCCTCCTGGCGAAGGCTCCTGCTATGTCGTTCCTTGAGCGTGGCAAGCTCCTCCCAAAGTCTTTTTTCCCGCACCTCTTTCTCTTCACAGCTCAACAGGGCCTCTCGGTAGCCCTCTTCGTTGAACTCCTCGCTACCGGCCTCATCGATTGCCTCTCGAAGCTGCTCCCGCGTGGCATGGAGCTCCTTTTCGAAGGTTGCTATCTTCTCCCGCTCATCATCGGCTTTTTCATACCTTTGTAGAAAGGAATCGAGGGCCTCTTCGGAGTCGAAACCATGGTCGGAAAGCATCGGCAGAAAACCTTCTCGCAGCCGGTCAAAACGCGCTTCTTCCTCCGCAAGACTCCGTCCCAGCTCCTCGAGACTACCGGTCAAGGTACTTACACGCAGGGTACTGGTCTCTCTTTCCCGGCGCGCCTGGGCAAAACGGATCTCCAAACCCTCAACATCGGCTTGGAGTTTCTCACGACGGGCCGCGACTTCCCCGCCGTCCGTATCGCCCCATATGGTAAAAAGTTCGTCCGGGATCGATTCCCGAAGAAGCGTACTCCGCCCCTTTTCACCGGCAATCTTCTCAAGGAGAGCGGATTTCTCATCACGTGTTGCGGTAAGTTCGGGCTCAAGAGATTCAAGATCGCCGTTGACGCCATCCAAGGAGCCTCGCAGCAGACGGCCCTGCCGCGATCGGGCTTCGGCCTCTTGCGTCGCCCGCTTCCAGGGCTCCCGCTCCTCGGGATCGAAACGGTCCCAGCAAAAGGTATTGAGATGCTCTCTTGTTCGCTCCTGCACATCTTCCAGGGACGCAGTCAGTTGCCGGACTCGGTCCAGATGTACCTCGGCCTTGGAAAGGGCGTTACCACGTTCGATAGCAGCCTTTCGAACCATGGGAAGCAGTGATTGTAGCTTTTCAGCTTCCCCCTCTGCTTCGGCTTCAAACGCCTCCTTCTTTTCGGCAACGGGATGATGAAGCGAACCGCAGAGCGGACAAGGGGCCCCTTCGACAAGCAAGCTTCGATGACTGCGAATACCAATCGTCGTCAAACGATCTTCAATTTCCCGTTCCCGGCGCCTCAAGGCCTCGAGGATTGTCTCAGGTGCATCATCTACGGAGCAGGAGAGTCCGGGAATTTCGGATGCCGAAGATCGCGGCAGCTGGAGAAGCGCTTCGGCCTTCCGCCCATTCGCTTCAAGCTCAAAAGAGAGACGTTTGCTCTCCTCTTGTAAAGCATCGGCTTTGGCATACCACTGTCCGAGAAGGGAAAGTTCGCCCTCTTCTTCTGCCAGTTCTTCGAGCTCCAGCAGTTCCTTTTGAACCTCTCCCCGCCGTGTGAGAAGCTCCTGCCTACGTTCGATAAGAAGGCGCTCCCGTTCTTGCAAGTCTCCAAACGCCTCTTCTGCCTTCCGCAGGTTCTCACCCAACCGCCTGAATGCCAGAATCCGCTCCAGGGCTTCGGCCTCATCAGCATTTTCCCTGCGATTCTCCATTGCGGCTTCAAGCTCCCGATAGCGTTCTTCGCAGCCGAGCTGTTCCTCCCTGCTTGTACGAAGAGCAGTCTCATTTTCCAGACGACGGAGATCAAGGGTCCCCATCCGCTTGCGAACCTCAAGCATCTCCGTCCTTCGGGGCAAGACTTCCCGGGTGATCGCATCGAAGCGTTCAAGGCCAAGGCGCCGTTTTTTCCACTCGGGTTCGGTGAGTTGTAGCTCTGCAAGACGTCCTTTCAATAGGGCAAGCCGCTCGGCCCGTTGACGAGCCTGCTCCTGGCGGGCGGTGAAGGCACGCAGATCTTTGAGTTCTCCCGTCAACCGATCAAGCTCCTGTTTGAGCAAAGACAGATGTCGTTCGAGTTCAGAGGAACTCTCGCCCTCCTCCTCGACAATCAGCCGCTTACGCTCTTCGATGCGTTCACAATCGCGACGAGCATCCGAAAGCAGGTTCGTTACGGGTCTGTAGAGGTCGAAACGATCCAACTGAAAAAGCTCCTGAAGCATCTCCGTCCGTTCCTTACCCGAAAGCCGGAGAAACTCCTGAAAGGAGCCCTGGGGGATAACCACCGCACGCCGAAAATTTTCATAGCTGAGGCCCAGCAGCTCCGCCGCATTCCCTGTTCCCCTATCCCGATCATCGGCAAAGGGAATCCATGCCTCTCCCTCCCTCCGATAGGCGGAGCGATTGTAGTTCGGGGCCTTGTCCCCCTTGCCGGAACGCTTTCCGGAGACAAGAAAGCGGTACTCTCCATCTCCGTCAAGGAAGGTAAAATCAACGATCATCTCGCGGGCGGAGAGGTGCATGTAGTGGCGCTTCTCCTGGCGATTGAGGCGCTCGCTCTGGTCGTAGAGGGCAAAGCCGATTGCGTCGACAATGGAACTCTTGCCGCTGCCGACCTGCCCGAAAATACCGAAGAGACCTGCGGCGGTCAGGGGCCTGAAATCGATCACCGTCTCCTCGAGATAGGAATAAAAGCCTTTCAACTTCAACTGCAGCGGTATCATACTCCTGGCTCCTCGTTTCCTGCGGAAACGGCCTCGGCGAGCAGCTCCAGCAGATAGGGTTCCGGATCGGCACCGTTGTTTCGGCCGCGAAAGTATTCGGTGAAAAGTCGTTCAAGAGGGGCGTCGATATCTATCTCCTCCTGTCTTGAGGTCGAAATCCCCGAATCCTTCTGCAGTTCGGGAACAACCGCAAGCACCCGTGGATGGGCATCATGGATGGCGTCCCGCACTCCTGTCTCGAGATAGTGATCGACCTCCATCGTCACTTCCACGTAGGACTCCTGATGTTCTCCAAGCCAGGCAAGGGCCTTTTCAAGCGTCTTGAAACGCCCCCGGCACAGGGCCCTACCGCAACAAAGGGGCACCACTTCGCATTTTGCAGCCTTCCCAGGCTCGAGATCGACAAGAACAACCTGTTTCTGCTGGCCACTTTCGGAAAGAGAATAGGCCAAGGGGCTGCCGCTGTAGCAAATGGTGCTCCTGCCATACTGCGTAAGCATCGGACGGTGGAGATGGCCCAAAGCAACATATTGGGCATCCTTTGGGAAGGCGGAAAAGGGAATCAGCTCAAGGCCTCCGGGATGAAGAATGGGCCGCTCTCCCTCCTCCTCAAGCTCGTCGAAGGGCAGGCTCTCGGCTTCGGCGGAAAAAAGATGTGCCATCATCAGATTAATGCCCCCATCATCGAAAAAACGGTCGGCAAGATTCTTCCAGTGATCACGAAGAATGGCCCTAATCTGTTCCTCTCCCCGTGTCGGATCGATGGCCTTACGAAGTCGAACCTCCCCGGCATAAGGGGTGGCGATGATTCGCAGCTCCGCCCGCCCCTCTTTTCGAAGGCGAAGCAGCCCCGCTTCGGGGCTCTCCACCACCCAGCCGCTCTCCAGTCGGCACGTCTTGATTCGAGTCTCGGGATAACCGAGGAAAAAAATGCCGCTGATCCTTGCAAGGGGGTCGGGCGATTCGATTCGATCCGGTGAATCATGATTGCCGGCGATGGCGATAATCACTCTTTTCCCGCCGCCGGACATGCGGTGGAGTGTCCGGTAAAGCAGCTCAATTGCCTCGGCCGAAGGGTTGAATCCATCGAAAAGATCCCCTGAGAGCATAATAAGGTCGGGATTTTGCTCATCAACAATGGAACAGATCTCATCCAGAATATCGGCCTGCTCTTCCATGCGGCTGAAACGGCCCAGGCGCTTACCGAGGTGCCAATCTGAAGTATGCAGTATTTTCATGCTTTCTCCAGTGTACCTTTCTTTGAAAAAATTACAAGCGGCGTTGAATTCCACCTTGAATTCCGAAGAGTTTTGACGATTTGCCTCCCTCATGGTATGATCGGCGACATGAAGATTCGTACGAAACTGTCCATCATCGAGGCCCTTTTAGTGTTAGGTGTGCTCATCGCCCTCTCGGTGGTGATTTTTTTTACCAGCACCATCATAGCGCTCAAGGATTTTGAAATGCTCTCCGAACGATCACTCTCGAGCCTTGAGCAGCTTTCGGTCCGTATGGATTCTCTCATGACCACGAACAGCAGAATCACCGTGGAAAAAGCGAGAATCGAATTCGGCATCGATAAGTTCGAGCAAGAGCTGAATGATTTTGTCTCGGCACGGGGAGCCCGATTCCTCAGCAAACGGCAGACCTCGGAGCTGCAGCAAACAGTAGGTTGGTGGAACCAACTTTCGACCTGGTACTATCAGCCGGCACTCGATCATATGGATTTGATGATCGATCAGCGGATGGACCGACTTGTCGGCGACCGGGGCCTCTTTCAGACCTTCCTCGTCATCAGCCAGGAAGGAAAGCCCCACCCCTTTCTTGCCGCCTATCAGACCCTAAAGAATTATCAGCTGCTGATCATGGACAATACCGAAACCTTCAAAACCAGAATGGATAAGCTGATAGGTGAGACAAATCTCCGGGCCAACACCATTATCACGGCAGGAACACGGATAGCAATCGCCATCATCGCATGCAGCCTCCTGATAACCATTATCCTTACCAGCCGTTTTTCCACGCAGATGGCAAAGCGAATCAGGCTGGTCGGAGAGGCCATGAGCGTTATCTCCCGGGGTGATTTTTCCAACGAGCTCACCATCCGTTCGCGGGACGAGTTTGAAGAGCTTTCAAAAAACTATAACGCTCTTAAGGATCAGTTGAAGGAGAAGCTCGATTCGGTACTCGACTTTATGTTTAGGATCGGCAGCCTTCAGGCCCAGGACCCGGATCCCGAGGCAGTTCTTGCCTTGGTTGTCGAATCGGCCGTCGAAAATACCGAAGCAGATGCAGGGGCGCTCTTTTTGGTTGATGAAACAAGCAAATCAATCTATGTCTCCGATATTATCGGAATGTTTCCCCCTCCCTATCCCTTTCCCGAGCGGCTTCCGAGGCAAAAACAGGAAGTGGATGAGTATATACGGAATAAACCCTTCGGCCTCGGCGAAACTATCATCGGCGAATGTATTGCCTCCGCCGAACCCTGTTTTTTCAGAAACTGCTCACAAGAGCTTGAAGGAACAACCTTTCCGCTTCTTGAGGATGACGACCCACTCTATGTATCAAGCCTTATCATCGTACCACTTTCGCTTCCCGGTAGAATCCTGGGAGCCATTGCCGTGGCAAGAAGGGGAAAAACAAGTCATTTCAGTGATCTTGATTTCACCCATATGAGAACCTTCGCCGATTATGCGGCCCTCACCATCGACAATATCTACAATTACACCGAGTTGATAGAGCGAAGAGAAATCCAACGCGAGATTGAAATCGCGGCAAGGATACAGAAGGACCTTCTTCCCAAACGGATCTCGGAACCAAAGGGGACAAGCATAGCCACCTATTCAAAGGCGGCAAAGGGTGTCAGTGGTGATTACTACGATATCTTTCCCATCGGAAAGGGGAAAACGGCAGTGGTCATCTGTGATGTAGTCGGGAAAGGTGTGCCTGCGGCCATGCTCATGGTCATGATTCGAACGATCCTCAGGCTGACCGCATCGGGAGACAGAAAACCCGCCCAGATTCTGACCTTTCTCAACAGAGGTATCACCGGAAAAATTGGTGTCGATCATTTTGCCACCATGGGTATGTTTGCATATGACGAGCAGGAAAAGCGAATCTACTTTTCAAACGCTGCTCATCTGCCTCTGCTGATCTACAGAAAAGGGACCGGAGTCTTTATCGAGATGGACACTCCGGGACTTCCCATAGGTATAGAGGCCGGCGAACATTATAAGCAGCGCCAGTTCCAAACCATTTCCGGAGATATCCTGATCTTCTATACCGACGGTGTGACCGAAACGAGAAGCAAGGAAGGCCGGGAGTACGGCCTGGAAGCGCTCAAGTCCGTTGTGCGTTCATCGGCACAGCTTTCCGCCTCGAAAATTGCCGAACGGATAAAGGAAGATATCGATCGCTTCGCACAAGGTACAAGCCAGCACGACGATCAAACCTTTCTAATCATGAAGATAGCGGAAATCACCTGAAGTGGAAGGCTAACCTGATGATGGTCAAATCGTTTTTCTCAATTCTACTAACGTGACTGTCGAATCGAATATCCTGCTTTTGACACGCCTCTTCGATATACCCAAGATAAAAAAGTCCCAATTCCTCTCCGCTGGCCGAGGAGACGATTTTCTCGTAGTAGTCCAAAAGGGAGTGATTTTTGGTGTCCATTCCCTTTTTGGTCTCTATCTGATTCTTGAGGGTCTCGGAATCGCTGCCCCGGTCGTAAAGGATTACTTCCAGGCGATTGTCGGTGCCGATAGAGGCCGTACGTCCCATGATCTTCCAGACCACCGTCACCCGAAACCCCATGCGCTCCATTTCCGCAAGAACCCTGCTTCTGGCCTCATCGTTTCGCATGACCGCATCGGCATCAAGATTCCCGTGAAAAAGCTCCTTGATAGCCCGCCCTACCAGCTTCTTCTCCGCATAGACCCCAAGTTCCATAAGAAGGAGGGCAAGATAATCGGCAATGGAAGCCTTCCCGATATAGGAAACCACCAACGTTCTCAGGGTATCGAGCATCGGAGAAGCCACGGCCTTCTGGGAAGAAGCCAGCAACAGCCAGAAGGGAGCGGTAATGTGCGACAGATATCGGCGACCGATTGCCCGCATCATGTCTTTTTCCTGTTCGGAACATGAGGGCCGCTCCTTCACTGCCTCATTTGCGGCCGAAAGAGAGAGTTCTTCCAGCAGGGCCAATGCGGGGGCCACACTTCCTTTACCCGAAGCATCGATAGCCCCTCCCCGGTCAAGATGTTCCCGGGTGAAGGGAGTTTTCGGATGCGATCGATTGTAACGAAGGATGAAATCGCTGGTAGCGATCGATTTCCAAAGTGCATCGGGAAAATGGCGATACAACGTACCATACATGATTAACTTTGAGACATCCATCAATTCCTGACGTTTTGAGGTAAAGTCGCTTCTCGAAACCTCTACCGAAGATATATACCCGGCAAGTATCATCCGTTGAAGTGTCGATGCGGAAAAGGACTCAAGGCACATTCCACCTTTGTCGCTCTGATGGGGAGCGGAGCGATGCTTACTGAAAAAAAAGAGCCCGTCATCGGTAAGAATCAATGACACGGGGAGATCAATGACTGATGATGTATCGATCCTCTCCACCGGAGGCTCCGTCTACTCTTCCCTTGAGATACCGGGCCGTCTGGTGTTGTCGAAATGCTTGTACACAGCAACAGTGTTTCTTTTTTCGTTAAATACAACACCACCGTCCCAATATTCGAGGGCGGCAAACAAGGCATTTCCTCCGTCGTTGTCTTCACTTTCCGGGGTACGATAGGAAAAATACTTTTCTAGCTCTTCGTAATTATGCTCACGGAAACACTGGTTTCGCCGACGATTAAACTCATTCCAGGCCTCAAGGTTTTGAAACCCGGCCCCCTCGTCCTCGACAATAACATGAGCATGATGCTCGCTAAACGATGCCCAGACACGAACACGCTTTGAAGGATCTTTTTTATTTCCGTGACGGACCGCATTCTTGATCAGCTCACTTATCTGCTGTTCAAGAAGATTGATCTCCCGAATCTCAGGGGGGGCTTTCTGAGCAATCAACATGGAAAAAAAACGAACCTGCCGATAGTCGCTCGGGAACTCCTTATGGAAGGTTCCCTTTCGATCAAAAAGCTTATGAGAACCATCGACGATTATCTCTTTTTTCGATTCCATCACTGCTGCCCTTTTCCGCTCAACTCATAGAGAGCGTCTTTTACACTGTCGACAATGGGGAAATAATCCATGAGTTTGGTCAGACGGATAACTTTTTCAACAGAACCGTGGACATGAGCAATCCGCATCTGCAGCTCCCGCTGCTTGACCTGCGTGAATACATGAATAAGCGCCCCTACCCCGCTTGAATCAAGATAGTCGACCTTTTCGAGATTGATAACAAGCTCCGAGACACCTTTTGCAATCAGTTTGGCAACGACATCCTTCAACCGATGCGCGTTGTAAAGGTCCATATCCCCGGAGATATCGATAATATAAATAGTATTATAACGACGCAGCTTTATGTCCATCTACCGACCTCGCTGTACGGTACCATTATTCCACCCAGCAGTCAAGTTAACTTGGTGTAAAAGCACCAGGAGCTATGGAGGGGGATAATAGGGAACCACTCGCTTTCAGCGTATTGAAAATTGCACACTAACCTCCCAAAATGGTAATTAGTTCTATTTCTTAAGAAAGATGGAAATGATGAATCGTCCATGGTGGAGCGCCAAATGACAAAAGTTCAGGAGCGGCTAATTGCCAACCTTCGGGAAGCCCGTTACACATTAAATCTGACGCAGATGGGATTGGCTGAAAAAGCGGGGATTTCGATCGGATTTGTAGGAGACATAGAAGCGGGGAAAAAATTCCCCTCGGCAAATACGTTGCAAAAGCTATGTGATGCCTTGCAATTGGAACCGCATGAACTCTTTCTCCCCGAAGGAAAAGACGGAAAAAGGGAGAAAGGTAAAAAAGCAAAGACTTAATAGCCTAAAATGTGGAACCGTTCCAGCCCCACCATGCCCCCGACGCACTGGTAAATTCAATGTATATGCGGGCGGGGGGAACGCCTAGTTCCTGCTCGATGAGGGTGCACAACCGGCGGGAGATCTCTTTTAACGCAGCCTCGGCAAGAGCGATGCTTTTCAGTTCAACAAAAGCCGCAGGCTCTTCGCTACCGCCAAAGGTCAGGGTCGCATCGCTGCGCATCAATGCCATGACGTACTGCTCGGGTTTTCCGACAGCCTGTGCGGCAGCAGAGCTAAGTGCCTTACAAAACTGTTTGCGTTTTTCCGTATCGATGGCGAGATTCGTTTCCACACTGACAAAGGGCATAGGCTCACTCCTTTCTTCACTTTTTTACAGGATAGGAAGAAAACCAAAAGAAATCAAGCTTCCCGGATATATAGCCCCCTACCGTCTATGCCCGTATTTCGCTATACTTTCTACCATGCGGGCTATACCGATCAACACCTACGATTCTCCTACTGTTATTCTGGAATTGATCTATCGTCTCAAGGTCAAGGATGTAATGTGCAGGGAGGTGACGACCGCAGGACGAAATACTCCCCTCCGGGAAATACAACAGACAATGAGGCGACGTGGCATTACCGGCATGCCGATTGCCGAATCCGGAAGATTGTTCGGTATCGTCAGTATGGACGACATTATACGGGCCCTCGAAGGCGGGTATATCGACGAGTCCGCAGAGATGCATATGTCGAGAAAGCTCATATTTCTTGAAGAAGATATGCCGGTCAGCTTTGCCATCAGTTACTTCGAAAAGTACTCATACCATCGCTTTCCCATTCTCGATAAAACGAACAAACTGGTGGGAATCATCACCAGCAGAGATATTATTACGCGCTTATTGGTCGAAATAAACAAAGAAATGGAGAGGATCGAAAGGATCAGCATACCCGCTCCCGATGCGCTTCAGGGCAAGGCATCTATGGAGTTTCGGGTAATCAGAAACGATTTCGAGAATGCCGGACATGCTTCTACGGAAATTAAAAAGTTGTTGAAACAACGGGGAACCGATGTAAAAATCATTCGAAGGGTATCGATTGCCGCTTACGAATTGGAGATGAATCTGGTGGTCCATTCCGACGGCGGTACCATTTCGATTGAAATCGACGAGCAGAAAATCGTTATCGTAAGCAGAGACGGCGGTCCAGGAATTCAGGATGTGGAGTTAGCACTCAAGGAAGGCTGGACTACCGCAAATGAGTGGATCAGATCCCTGGGTTTCGGCGCAGGTATGGGTCTGCCCAATTGCCGCAGGGTTGCGGACCAGTTCACCCTTGTATCGCATACTGATGGGGTAGAATGCGGTACCGTCGCCCGGGCGGAAATTCTACTACCTCACGAAGAAGAAGAGAAGGAGGGAGTCCGACATGAAAACGGCTGACATTGGGAAGGTGCTTGGCTACGAATGCCTCTGTTCGGAAGGAATGGAAGCGGAGATTGTCGATGGATATACATCGGACCTGCTCAGCGATGTGATGGGCAACGCTCCGGATAGTTCCGTGCTTATCACCATCCAGGCACACCGAAACAGCGTCGCGGTCGCAAGCCTTGCGGGAATTCGGGCAATCGTGCTTTGCAACGGAAGGAAAGCCCCGGAGGAGATGATAGAGGCGGCCATCAACGAGGATATCGCCATCTTTCGGACCAGCGACAACCAATTCACCACAAGCTGGAAAATTGCAGGTCTATTGAAAAAGAACTGAGGAAGAAAGCAATGAAATTCAGGGCCGACCTTCATATTCATTCCTGCCTCAGCCCCTGCGGCAGTCTGGAAATGAGCCCTGCAAGGATCATCACCGAGGCGGAGGCTGCGGGACTCGATTTGCTTGCCCTAACAGATCACAACTGTGCACGGAACCTGCGGGCCTTCGACCATGCGGCACGAAAAAGCAACATTACCCCTATTTTCGGCATCGAGGTAAACAGCATCGAAGAGGCACATGTGCTGTGTCTCTTTCCCACAGTAAAGCAGGCCGAAGAGCTGGGAGACTTCATTGAAAACCGTCTACCGCAAATTCCCAATAATCCCGATCTTTTCGGCGATCAAGTCTATGTGGACGAGCATGAATTCATTCTGGGAGAGGTAGAGGTTTCGCTTCTGCAGGGGGCTGAAATCACCTTGGAAGAGCTACTGAAAGAGGTAAAAGAGCGGGGCGGACTTTTCATTCCCGCCCACATCGACAGGCCCTCGTTTAGTGTCGTGAGTCAGCTAGGATTTCTTCCTCGCCTGGATTACTCGGCAGTGGAATGCGTAACATGGCCGCCGGTCATCGACACGGCAGACTACTGTGTCATTACCGACAGTGATGCCCACTATCCACAGGACATCGCAAAACGAAGCTTCACGTTCGAAGCCGATTCTCCAACCTTCGAAGGCCTATACGACGCCTTGGCAGCAAAAAGGGTCACTCCTCAAAAACGCTCCTGATTCGTTCAAGCACCTTCTTCCGATCCAATGGCTTTATGATATAGTTTTTCGCTCCCAACATAAAAGACTTTTTCACCAAGTCCTGTTTTCCAAGGGCCGAAATCATGATTATCCTGGCGTCCTTATCGAATTCCATGATTTTTTCAAGTGCGGTGACCCCGTCCATCCCCGGCATGGTGATGTCCATGGTAACAAGGTCAACTCCCGGATAGAGTTCCTTATATTTCTCCACGGCCTCAGCGCCATGTCCTGCAGTATCCACTACTTCATAGCTTTCGCTACCAAGAATCTGGGTAAGCTGCTTTTTGACAAACATCGAATCGTCCACGACAAGAATCTTATAGGGATTCCCATCGGGGCCGATCCCATCGGGTTTGCGGGAATTGATGTCAGGAAAGTCTGTTTTCGTTTTCAAAGGTTCCTCCCGGAAACGATATCTGCTTTCCCTATTGTATGCTTTTTAAGATGAAATTCAACCGCTTTTCTCCTCTTGCTCCGGAAAGCTCATTTCTTTAGGATAATACGAATGAAAAGCTACGAAGAAATCAACGAGAAAATTGCATCAGGCAAGGCGGTGGTGCTCACCGCCGATGAAGTCTCCGATTATGTCGATCAAAAGGGCCTGGCAAAAGCGGCCGAAGAGATCGATGTCGTGACCACGGCGACCTTCGGAGCCATGTGTAGCTCCGGAGCATTTGTAAACTTCGGTCAATGCGCTCCCAAGATACGAATAACCGAAGCATGGATCGATGATGTTCTTGCCTACTCGGGAGTAGCTGCGGTGGATGCCTATATAGGGGCGACCCAGCTGAGGCAAAACGATCCTGAAAACATGTATTACCCAGGAGAGTTCCGCTTCGGAGGGGGACATGTTATTGAAAAACTGGTTGCGGGGAAACAATGCCAGCTCTTTGCCCTCTCGTATGGGACCGACGAATATCCCAGGAGAGAGCTGAGAACCTGGTTTACTATCGACGACCTTAATCAGGCCATCATGGTCAATCCGAGAAACTGCTACCAGAACTATAATGTGGCGACAAACCTATCGGACAGAACCATCTACACCTATCTTGGGGCCCTGAAGCCACACATGAAGAATCTGACCTATAGCTCGGCAGGACAGCTTTCGCCGCTTCTCAACGATCCCCTCTATCGAACAATCGGGATAGGCACGGCGGTATGGTTGGCTGGAGCAAGGGGCCATGTCTACGCCGAAGGAACGCAACATGCTCCCTCCATTTCGCGTACGCCGGGAGGGGTGCCTACCGGAGGGGCAGGAACCCTGGCACTTACCGCCGACATGAAACA
The sequence above is drawn from the Sediminispirochaeta bajacaliforniensis DSM 16054 genome and encodes:
- a CDS encoding AAA family ATPase, which translates into the protein MIPLQLKLKGFYSYLEETVIDFRPLTAAGLFGIFGQVGSGKSSIVDAIGFALYDQSERLNRQEKRHYMHLSAREMIVDFTFLDGDGEYRFLVSGKRSGKGDKAPNYNRSAYRREGEAWIPFADDRDRGTGNAAELLGLSYENFRRAVVIPQGSFQEFLRLSGKERTEMLQELFQLDRFDLYRPVTNLLSDARRDCERIEERKRLIVEEEGESSSELERHLSLLKQELDRLTGELKDLRAFTARQEQARQRAERLALLKGRLAELQLTEPEWKKRRLGLERFDAITREVLPRRTEMLEVRKRMGTLDLRRLENETALRTSREEQLGCEERYRELEAAMENRRENADEAEALERILAFRRLGENLRKAEEAFGDLQERERLLIERRQELLTRRGEVQKELLELEELAEEEGELSLLGQWYAKADALQEESKRLSFELEANGRKAEALLQLPRSSASEIPGLSCSVDDAPETILEALRRREREIEDRLTTIGIRSHRSLLVEGAPCPLCGSLHHPVAEKKEAFEAEAEGEAEKLQSLLPMVRKAAIERGNALSKAEVHLDRVRQLTASLEDVQERTREHLNTFCWDRFDPEEREPWKRATQEAEARSRQGRLLRGSLDGVNGDLESLEPELTATRDEKSALLEKIAGEKGRSTLLRESIPDELFTIWGDTDGGEVAARREKLQADVEGLEIRFAQARRERETSTLRVSTLTGSLEELGRSLAEEEARFDRLREGFLPMLSDHGFDSEEALDSFLQRYEKADDEREKIATFEKELHATREQLREAIDEAGSEEFNEEGYREALLSCEEKEVREKRLWEELATLKERHSRSLRQEEELRRLEKEERVLSRRREALSLLQNMMKGNGFVRFVSTRYLRELCARANRRFLPLTGKSLALEVDENGDFQVRDLLNGGKLRSIKTLSGGQTFQAAFSLAVSLSESVRRGGESFFFIDEGFGSLDNEALGQIFETLKTLRRERSIVGIISHVEALQEEIDTSLIVRRDPVRGSMISFSEGGRGS
- a CDS encoding metallophosphoesterase family protein, whose amino-acid sequence is MKILHTSDWHLGKRLGRFSRMEEQADILDEICSIVDEQNPDLIMLSGDLFDGFNPSAEAIELLYRTLHRMSGGGKRVIIAIAGNHDSPDRIESPDPLARISGIFFLGYPETRIKTCRLESGWVVESPEAGLLRLRKEGRAELRIIATPYAGEVRLRKAIDPTRGEEQIRAILRDHWKNLADRFFDDGGINLMMAHLFSAEAESLPFDELEEEGERPILHPGGLELIPFSAFPKDAQYVALGHLHRPMLTQYGRSTICYSGSPLAYSLSESGQQKQVVLVDLEPGKAAKCEVVPLCCGRALCRGRFKTLEKALAWLGEHQESYVEVTMEVDHYLETGVRDAIHDAHPRVLAVVPELQKDSGISTSRQEEIDIDAPLERLFTEYFRGRNNGADPEPYLLELLAEAVSAGNEEPGV
- a CDS encoding GAF domain-containing SpoIIE family protein phosphatase, translating into MKIRTKLSIIEALLVLGVLIALSVVIFFTSTIIALKDFEMLSERSLSSLEQLSVRMDSLMTTNSRITVEKARIEFGIDKFEQELNDFVSARGARFLSKRQTSELQQTVGWWNQLSTWYYQPALDHMDLMIDQRMDRLVGDRGLFQTFLVISQEGKPHPFLAAYQTLKNYQLLIMDNTETFKTRMDKLIGETNLRANTIITAGTRIAIAIIACSLLITIILTSRFSTQMAKRIRLVGEAMSVISRGDFSNELTIRSRDEFEELSKNYNALKDQLKEKLDSVLDFMFRIGSLQAQDPDPEAVLALVVESAVENTEADAGALFLVDETSKSIYVSDIIGMFPPPYPFPERLPRQKQEVDEYIRNKPFGLGETIIGECIASAEPCFFRNCSQELEGTTFPLLEDDDPLYVSSLIIVPLSLPGRILGAIAVARRGKTSHFSDLDFTHMRTFADYAALTIDNIYNYTELIERREIQREIEIAARIQKDLLPKRISEPKGTSIATYSKAAKGVSGDYYDIFPIGKGKTAVVICDVVGKGVPAAMLMVMIRTILRLTASGDRKPAQILTFLNRGITGKIGVDHFATMGMFAYDEQEKRIYFSNAAHLPLLIYRKGTGVFIEMDTPGLPIGIEAGEHYKQRQFQTISGDILIFYTDGVTETRSKEGREYGLEALKSVVRSSAQLSASKIAERIKEDIDRFAQGTSQHDDQTFLIMKIAEIT
- a CDS encoding ATP-binding protein; the protein is MESKKEIIVDGSHKLFDRKGTFHKEFPSDYRQVRFFSMLIAQKAPPEIREINLLEQQISELIKNAVRHGNKKDPSKRVRVWASFSEHHAHVIVEDEGAGFQNLEAWNEFNRRRNQCFREHNYEELEKYFSYRTPESEDNDGGNALFAALEYWDGGVVFNEKRNTVAVYKHFDNTRRPGISREE
- a CDS encoding STAS domain-containing protein — encoded protein: MDIKLRRYNTIYIIDISGDMDLYNAHRLKDVVAKLIAKGVSELVINLEKVDYLDSSGVGALIHVFTQVKQRELQMRIAHVHGSVEKVIRLTKLMDYFPIVDSVKDALYELSGKGQQ
- a CDS encoding helix-turn-helix domain-containing protein, which encodes MTKVQERLIANLREARYTLNLTQMGLAEKAGISIGFVGDIEAGKKFPSANTLQKLCDALQLEPHELFLPEGKDGKREKGKKAKT
- a CDS encoding phenylpyruvate tautomerase MIF-related protein, producing the protein MPFVSVETNLAIDTEKRKQFCKALSSAAAQAVGKPEQYVMALMRSDATLTFGGSEEPAAFVELKSIALAEAALKEISRRLCTLIEQELGVPPARIYIEFTSASGAWWGWNGSTF
- a CDS encoding CBS domain-containing protein, whose protein sequence is MRAIPINTYDSPTVILELIYRLKVKDVMCREVTTAGRNTPLREIQQTMRRRGITGMPIAESGRLFGIVSMDDIIRALEGGYIDESAEMHMSRKLIFLEEDMPVSFAISYFEKYSYHRFPILDKTNKLVGIITSRDIITRLLVEINKEMERIERISIPAPDALQGKASMEFRVIRNDFENAGHASTEIKKLLKQRGTDVKIIRRVSIAAYELEMNLVVHSDGGTISIEIDEQKIVIVSRDGGPGIQDVELALKEGWTTANEWIRSLGFGAGMGLPNCRRVADQFTLVSHTDGVECGTVARAEILLPHEEEEKEGVRHENG